The stretch of DNA ACATGATTTTGTTTCGAGACTGTTAAATAGTACTTATTCTTATTCTTGAAAAATATATTCTCCCTACAAAGTGTGATAACCGATAATTAATATGGATTGAGGGGAGTAGTAAATTTAAAACATTTGTGACACGAGGCAATGCGTCATACTAAGTATGAAACATCCGCACACTTTGATTCAagaaaaatcatataaaaatgCAATAACAATTTTGTAAATAATCTCTCATCTTGGAAAATTTGCAACTGGGCGAAGTGATGAGGAAACAAAACTTTACCAAAGTTTTTGTGGGATTGGTTTCAGCTGAAACTAAACACGCTAAGCAAGCCACTCCTAACCGCAAATTAGAAAATTATAgagttttttttgaaaatttaatTATCACAAGATTAGAAGTTTGAACTGCAAGATACTAGCATATAGTACATGCAGCTAGTCCAAGCTCGACTGTGCCTTGGACGAATTTGGCACATGTATTGTCACAATCTTAACGCACGCATGGCCGGCCCAGCGCGGGCTAGGATTTTGGCGAATTTAGGTCATATGGCCTGCTAGATCAATCCTAGCACCTCCGAGCTAACCCTAAGAGAAATGGCAATGAAAAACCAAAAAGAGCTAttatatggtatgtatgcaatatCTGCATGCCGTCACATGGTGGGCTTTAAGCGAACTTCTATCACAGCTGGAAAATTATGCTGTAAATTTTGGTCGAGCATTTCCAATCATGCATATTTGTATTAGAAACATTTAGATGTGTCAGGGGGATGACTCCAGCATTGTGCATTTGGGATCTCTAGAGAGTTCTAGAATAGATATAAGTATGCAATATCAGCCCATGTTAGATCCGATCGGGGATACCCCATACTTGGGGAATGCGCCCCACATTGTGATACCGAAAGCATAAGGCAGTGCTCCTTGAAGCTAATGATACATGTCGGCAAGATTAACAATTCTGATCCATCATCTATGTGACACGATGCCAAGTGCTCGCATGTGCCAAGTTTTTGCCTAGCTAGCACCTCTTTCCAGAGCATTTTTTGCAAGGGCATGGAAAAGTGAGCACATACTAATGAAACATCTCTCTGTCGTTCCATGCAGGTGCTACTACAGGTGCACGTACCACCAGGATCATGGCTGTTCGGCGAGCAAGCACGTGGAGCAGCACAACTCGGCGGACCCGCCGCTGTTCCGTGTGGTCTACACGAACGATCACACATGCAGCGGCGCTGCTGCTACCGCATCGGACTACATGGCCTCATCGATGCACATCCAGCAGATCGCCGACGCCTCTCTGAGAAAGGCCGACACGGAAGCGGAAAGGCCGCCGCGCCCGCAGCAGCCtcgctccggcggcggcggctacgcCGCAGCGATAAAAGAGGAGAAAGACGCCATCGTCTCCTCCCTGCTCACCGTCATCAGAGGCAGCTGTGACGTTGTGAAATCTGACACTGCCCACGAGGGCTACAGCAGTGCGTCGCTGGCTAGTAACTGCTACGCGATGTCATCACCATCGGTGGCCGGAGGTAGCCGTGAGGGTAGTAGCAGCTCTTCAGTTTCGCCAGTGGTGCTGCCGGCGCCAGATGACATGGGATTGGGACTGGACTTCATGGTGGAGTCCCACTGGTTCGAGCCTTTGGATTTGGGTTGGTTCGTAGAATAGTTGAGTACATCAGTGTGTGCATTCAATTATCCTAACATGACATCTTTTTTTTCCTGAGATGTGGTGGGGGTTAGACATGACTACTCATCATATCTCAAGTGAGAATCTAGCTGGGTGGGTGAGTTCACAACTGTTTTTTGCTCACCATTGCACTCTAGAAGAGTTCTCGATGACGTCATGCACCCATCCATTTTTCTCTCTATAGAGAGAGACAAAGAGGAGTAATATATATACACCATATTTCCATTTTTGAAATAAATTACAAGATTGTGAATATAGTGCATATGTAACGGGCTCTTCCTGCTCTTGTTGCCAAGATCTAAGAAAGGACAGGATACAAGAAAGGGAGAGCGTGCCGCCCGAGGACGTGGCACGGGCGATAGAGCTCCTTCATGTCCCGTCATATTAGGAAGACCATTTCTATGAACGGTACCTGAGTGTGTGCATTCGATTATCCTAACATGACATCCTTTTTTCCTGAGATGTGGTGGGGGTTAGACACGCTACTCATCATATCTCAAGTGAGAATCTAGCTGGGTGGGTGAGTTCACAACTGTTTTTGCTCACCATTGCACTCTAGAAGAGTTCTCGATGACGTCATGCACCCATCCATTTTTCTCTCTATAGGAAGAGACAAAGAGAAGTAATATATATACACCATATTTCCACTTTTGAAATAAATTACAAGATTGTGAATATAGTGCATATGTAACAGGCTCTTCCTGCTTTTGTTGCCAAGATCTAAGAAATGACAGGATACAAGAAAGGGAGAGCGTGCCGCCCGAGGAGGTGGCACGGGCGATAGAGCTCCTTCATGTCCCGTCATATTAGGAAGACCATTTCTATGAACGGTACCTGAGTGTGTGCATTCGATTATCCTAACACGACATCCTTTTTTCCTGAGATGTGGTGGGGGTTAGACACGCTACTCACCATATCTCAAGTGAGAATCTAGCTGGGTGGGTGAGTTCACAACTGTTTTTGCTAACCATTGCACTCTAGAAGAGTTCTCGATGACGTCATGCACCCATCCATTTTTCTCTCTATAGGGAGAGACAAAGATGAGTAATATATACACACCATATTTCCACTTTTGAAATAAATTACAAGATTGTGAATATAGTGCATATGTAACGGGCTCTTCCTGCTCTTGTTGCCAAGATCTAAGAAATGACAGGATACAAGAAAGGGAGAGTGTGCCGCCCAAGGAGGTGGCACGGGCGATAGAGCTCCTTCATATCCCGTCATATTAGGAAGACCATTTCTATGAACGGTTGGCGCTGTTATTCACATGAAGGAAAGACATAAAGTTTTAATTCCCGGTGAGGAAATGGATGAAATATTTTCTGATGAAGAAAACAGAattaagagcaactccaatggggaGACCCAAACGAACATCgattttgtccgtttgggtcacCCATCCGCTCGTCCGCGTCCGCGTCCGCGTTTTCGATTGGTCGCCGATACGCCCAACGGGGGACGAACGCATATTTTGACATGCCCATCTGGGCATTCCGTCGAACACGTAGTAGGCAGAGAGCTTGTAGCGAGGAACGTCGCCGGTACCGGCCGTCCATATCTGATTCCGCCGGGGCCGGCCGGGCGTGGATACCTAGGCGAGGCGCCGCCGATGTCGGACTGCAGCACATGCATCGACTCGCCGTGGGCGGACTCCGTCAACAAgcagccctcgacgacgccgagTCGCTCGGCGGAGGCCAGAGCAAGCGCGAGCACCCCTCGCCGTCGTCCCCGCTGTCGCCGCCCAAGCGCAGGtacatacacacacacacgcatCTCTGTCCATCCATGGAACCAGTCGAATCTCGAATCTTGATTAGGTGGCGGACGATTGAGTGAGTATGTTTGTTTGCGATTGATTGCAGCCGTAGATCTGTGGAGAGGAGGGTGGTGTCGGTGCCGATTGCCGAGTGCGGCGAGCGGGCCAAGACCAACGGCGAGGGCCCACCGCCGTCCAGTACGCCGCAGGCGCAGGTGAGGCTGGGTGCAGCCGGGCACGGCGAGGCGAGGCCGGGGCGAGGCAAGTCGACGGGCGCGGCCTGGCATGTCCGACGGAGGAGCACGAGCCCACCACGGCGGAGCGCCGGCGCCGAAGGAGGACAAGCCCGCCTGTCCTTTGTTGCTGTGCGCGGGGGAGCATGCGCGGCTAGGTGCTGCTCCAGCTCTCGAgccgggtgggtgggtgggtgggagaagaaagaggaaaaggaggaaagagATGGGATGAGACAGATGGGTGGATGGCAAGTGGGCCAAGATCTACATGCAACCGGACAAAGGGGGGCGAAGAGGGCACAAAGAACGTCCGCTTTGTGTCCGCTTTTGACCCAATTTTTTCACAGATTTGAGCCCAAAATGGGTCCGAGCGGACACCAAACGAACAGCAGGCGGACGCTATGTCCGTTTGGGTCGCCCTGTTGGGATGAGTTTTGTGTCCGAATGACC from Triticum urartu cultivar G1812 chromosome 3, Tu2.1, whole genome shotgun sequence encodes:
- the LOC125548758 gene encoding probable WRKY transcription factor 38, which encodes MRGSNMLSSSGCSSGSNKRTLQQDCSGGSHAQEHTKKKSRIGMRTDYTYAPYHDGFQWRKYGQKVIRGNAFPRCYYRCTYHQDHGCSASKHVEQHNSADPPLFRVVYTNDHTCSGAAATASDYMASSMHIQQIADASLRKADTEAERPPRPQQPRSGGGGYAAAIKEEKDAIVSSLLTVIRGSCDVVKSDTAHEGYSSASLASNCYAMSSPSVAGGSREGSSSSSVSPVVLPAPDDMGLGLDFMVESHWFEPLDLGWFVE